A genome region from Anabaena sphaerica FACHB-251 includes the following:
- a CDS encoding AAA family ATPase: MLLDFTVENYRSIKEPVTLSAIAQKPSRRKTSESSKRKGIKSDHEIASGYYVEGWDMEILPVLAIFGANASGKSNVIQALDYLLIIMSRGIQETQAIGIHKVFKYAKLDSFKLDSISAQKPTKFELRTLFDNNIYTYSVEINQNRIISEKLDYALHKTKRTRRLFHRQWDENNKKFIWKTGDDFAGPHNQLQQSIRENELFISTLLKLEVNIIKSLIQWLNIRIVGIHLGNEEMAISVIKELMKDISNYNNRVFLQALRIVKKFDTGISRIEIRKRYDDSSEYNIYAVHNTNEGDEIYWTLDEESLGTQRLFHLAFHIVISLGVGLLIIVDELGTNIHPNIVKYIIKIFQNPKTNPNNAQLIFTSHDNTLQRNNLLRRDQIWFTQKRPDHSTELYPLTDFHVRNDLAIDKAYLDGRFGAVPFLPSDEEMILQGDEEWQES, from the coding sequence ATGCTTTTAGATTTTACAGTGGAAAACTACCGTTCAATTAAAGAACCTGTTACCCTAAGTGCGATCGCTCAAAAACCCAGTCGTCGTAAAACCAGCGAAAGCAGTAAACGCAAAGGGATAAAATCAGATCATGAAATTGCATCTGGGTATTATGTTGAAGGTTGGGATATGGAGATTTTACCTGTTTTAGCAATTTTTGGAGCTAACGCTTCAGGTAAAAGTAATGTTATTCAAGCTTTAGATTATTTATTAATAATAATGTCTCGTGGTATACAAGAAACGCAAGCAATAGGAATACATAAAGTTTTTAAATACGCAAAGCTAGATTCTTTTAAATTAGATAGTATCTCTGCTCAAAAACCTACAAAGTTTGAATTAAGAACTCTATTTGATAATAATATTTATACTTATTCAGTAGAAATTAATCAAAATCGTATCATCTCAGAAAAATTAGATTATGCTTTACATAAAACAAAGCGAACTCGGCGTTTATTCCATCGTCAATGGGATGAAAATAACAAAAAATTTATCTGGAAAACTGGCGATGATTTTGCTGGTCCACATAATCAACTTCAGCAAAGCATTAGAGAAAATGAATTATTTATAAGTACGTTACTCAAACTAGAAGTAAATATAATCAAATCTCTAATACAGTGGTTAAATATTCGCATAGTTGGTATTCATTTAGGTAATGAAGAAATGGCAATTAGTGTCATTAAAGAATTAATGAAAGATATTTCTAATTATAATAATCGTGTTTTTTTACAAGCATTAAGGATTGTAAAGAAATTTGATACTGGGATATCTAGAATAGAAATTAGAAAAAGATATGATGATAGTTCTGAATATAATATATATGCTGTACATAACACCAATGAAGGGGATGAAATTTACTGGACTTTAGATGAAGAGTCATTAGGAACACAACGCTTGTTTCATTTAGCGTTTCATATAGTAATTAGTTTAGGAGTAGGTTTATTAATAATTGTAGATGAATTAGGTACGAATATTCATCCAAATATTGTAAAATATATTATCAAGATTTTCCAAAATCCCAAAACTAATCCTAACAATGCTCAACTAATTTTCACAAGCCATGATAATACATTACAAAGAAATAACTTATTACGACGTGACCAAATATGGTTTACCCAAAAACGCCCAGATCATAGTACAGAATTATATCCTTTAACTGATTTCCATGTTCGCAATGATTTAGCAATTGATAAAGCTTATTTAGATGGACGCTTTGGAGCAGTTCCATTTTTACCATCAGATGAAGAAATGATATTACAGGGTGATGAGGAATGGCAAGAAAGTTAG
- a CDS encoding RloB family protein, with protein sequence MARKLERRQPSRKITQKILIACEGSKTEPVYFKSIRNELRLPTLEIIILPHQSKTDPGNIIERLIEERQQMKNEKRWTTNDTAWAVFDGDEHIEISRNNWQKAINRANSQKIKLAITNPCFELWYLIHFQDHLSQINREKLIQLLNKYIPEYEKSISLYPKPLQSLTETAIQRAEKIAKQIEREQLYEYSNPCCSDLPKLVSSLLGLKDSSSQQ encoded by the coding sequence ATGGCAAGAAAGTTAGAACGTCGTCAACCTAGCAGAAAAATTACTCAAAAAATACTCATTGCTTGTGAAGGTAGTAAAACCGAACCAGTTTATTTTAAAAGTATCCGCAATGAATTACGTTTACCAACTTTAGAAATTATTATATTACCTCATCAAAGTAAAACCGATCCAGGTAACATCATTGAAAGACTCATTGAAGAACGACAGCAGATGAAAAATGAGAAAAGATGGACTACTAATGATACTGCTTGGGCTGTTTTTGATGGAGATGAACATATTGAAATAAGTAGGAATAATTGGCAAAAAGCCATTAATAGAGCTAACAGCCAAAAAATAAAATTAGCAATTACAAATCCTTGTTTTGAACTTTGGTATTTAATTCATTTTCAAGACCATTTATCACAAATAAACCGTGAGAAGTTAATTCAATTACTAAATAAATATATACCTGAATATGAAAAATCAATATCTCTTTATCCCAAACCATTACAATCATTAACTGAAACAGCTATTCAACGCGCTGAGAAAATAGCCAAGCAAATAGAACGTGAGCAATTATATGAATATTCAAATCCCTGTTGTAGTGATTTACCTAAATTAGTTAGTAGTTTATTAGGTTTAAAAGACAGCAGCAGTCAGCAATAA
- a CDS encoding SDR family NAD(P)-dependent oxidoreductase, translated as MNIQGKVALITGASRGIGKAIALELAQQGVKRLILVARDRQKLAEVAQEIEKLGTETTIIALDLTQAVNVNIAIAQLWRSYGPIHLLVNCAGVAYQNSFLQTKLPQVQEELSVNLLGMYNLTSLIARRMASQKEGTIVNVSSLMGKVAAPTMATYSATKFAILGFTQALRRELAEHNIRVVALLPTLTDTDMVRDLKLFRGVTPMTPQQVAQALIIGLQKDSSEILVGWQSHLAVWCQNIAPWLLEIVLQLAAPKKQPQTNFITNFVTKIQHFRNSLLSRNRLAFGSARK; from the coding sequence ATGAATATTCAAGGTAAAGTTGCGCTAATCACAGGGGCTTCCCGTGGAATTGGAAAAGCGATCGCATTAGAATTAGCCCAGCAAGGAGTAAAGCGGCTGATCTTGGTAGCACGCGATCGCCAAAAATTAGCCGAAGTTGCCCAAGAAATCGAAAAATTGGGAACAGAAACCACAATTATCGCCTTAGACTTAACCCAAGCAGTCAACGTAAATATTGCGATCGCCCAACTTTGGCGCAGTTACGGACCGATTCATTTACTCGTCAACTGTGCAGGAGTAGCATACCAGAACTCATTTCTGCAAACAAAACTTCCCCAAGTTCAAGAAGAACTTTCCGTCAACCTGTTGGGAATGTATAACCTCACCAGTTTGATAGCGCGACGCATGGCCAGTCAAAAAGAGGGAACAATTGTCAACGTTTCCAGTCTGATGGGGAAAGTAGCAGCACCAACAATGGCCACCTATTCAGCCACCAAATTTGCCATTTTAGGATTTACCCAAGCTTTGCGTCGGGAACTAGCAGAACACAACATCCGCGTTGTGGCTTTACTTCCCACCCTCACCGACACAGACATGGTGCGCGACTTAAAACTATTTCGTGGAGTCACCCCCATGACACCGCAACAAGTAGCCCAAGCCCTAATAATTGGACTGCAAAAAGATTCATCAGAAATATTAGTTGGTTGGCAATCTCATTTAGCAGTTTGGTGTCAAAATATTGCCCCTTGGTTGCTAGAAATAGTGTTACAACTAGCAGCACCAAAAAAACAGCCTCAAACCAACTTCATCACGAATTTTGTTACTAAAATCCAACATTTTCGCAATTCGTTGTTATCTAGAAATAGGCTGGCATTCGGATCTGCTCGTAAGTAG
- a CDS encoding DUF4258 domain-containing protein → MGNASQNLHNLFCQAINTGKVIFSRHAEFMLLERGFFRHDAFNCVFTGYIFEVNQSSSPLPTCSIAGKSKSGQRLYTIWAYNEVTGFISLITLYNPDSNRWTKCHIYTRM, encoded by the coding sequence ATGGGAAATGCAAGCCAGAATCTTCACAATCTTTTTTGCCAAGCTATTAATACTGGAAAAGTAATTTTCAGTCGTCATGCTGAATTTATGTTGCTTGAGCGCGGATTTTTTCGGCATGATGCTTTCAATTGCGTATTTACAGGTTATATTTTTGAAGTTAATCAGTCTTCTTCTCCTTTGCCAACTTGCAGTATTGCTGGCAAAAGTAAGTCTGGTCAGCGTTTATATACTATTTGGGCTTACAATGAAGTAACTGGCTTTATTTCTTTGATTACCTTATACAATCCTGATTCTAATCGTTGGACTAAGTGTCATATTTACACGAGGATGTAG
- a CDS encoding AbrB/MazE/SpoVT family DNA-binding domain-containing protein encodes MTLANSSIPQHYTLDIEPEGRLTLPKEIQAILNLESGDRLILTLEDNGKLQLVSLKQQVKKSRGLLKDKSPDRNLVNELIQERRQEYLADKSI; translated from the coding sequence ATGACACTTGCTAATTCATCAATTCCTCAACATTACACACTTGATATTGAACCGGAAGGACGTTTAACTTTACCCAAAGAGATCCAAGCAATACTCAATTTAGAATCTGGTGATAGATTAATTTTAACGCTTGAAGATAATGGTAAACTCCAATTAGTTAGCCTCAAACAACAAGTTAAAAAATCAAGAGGTTTATTAAAAGATAAATCACCTGATAGAAACTTGGTTAATGAACTCATCCAAGAACGCAGACAGGAGTATTTAGCGGACAAGAGTATTTAA
- a CDS encoding glycosyl hydrolase family 57 — MFQLPNNLPNLPEIIDDLPNISGWETEVLSVVNHNQPVFLPTTNIKLADVKAVFAIALHMHQPTIPAGHGGSLISNLQYMFEHQHEGDNHNAGPFAYCYSRMGDFIPQLVHQGCNPRIMLDYSGNLLWGLGQMGRSDILENLKRITCDPTYQPYVEWLGTMWSHAVIPSTPIADIKLHIIAWQHHFAAIFGWEALARVKGFSPPEMHLPNHPDTLFAFIKALKECGYLWLLVQEHTVETITGEPLTYKHLPHRLIARNSQGETISITALIKTQGSDTKLVAQMQPYYEAKTLSKQQIGNVLVPPIVSQIGDGENGGVMMNEFPNGFKQAWWDMLQNGGGKTGVVGVCGTEYLELLADAGCQSEDFPQCQPSGQHQIWRRISADNHQPDAIENAIQEIKTTNSNFHVDGASWTNHISWVQGYENVLSPMYELSNSFHEKFDQLLANNSGEPVTRQTHYRQNLLHNLLLQTSCFRYWGQGAWTDYAREIYQRGQNLL; from the coding sequence ATGTTTCAATTACCTAATAATCTGCCCAATTTGCCGGAAATCATTGATGATTTACCAAATATATCTGGTTGGGAAACAGAAGTTCTTTCTGTAGTCAACCATAATCAGCCTGTATTTTTACCAACAACTAATATTAAATTAGCAGATGTAAAAGCAGTATTTGCGATCGCTCTGCATATGCACCAGCCTACTATACCAGCTGGACATGGTGGTTCACTGATCAGCAACCTGCAATATATGTTTGAACATCAGCACGAAGGAGATAACCACAACGCTGGACCCTTTGCTTATTGTTACAGTCGCATGGGAGATTTTATTCCCCAATTAGTACATCAAGGTTGTAATCCCCGCATCATGTTGGATTATTCTGGTAATCTTTTGTGGGGACTTGGGCAAATGGGACGAAGTGACATCTTGGAAAATCTGAAACGTATCACTTGTGATCCCACCTATCAGCCTTATGTAGAATGGTTAGGAACAATGTGGAGTCATGCTGTCATTCCTTCCACACCCATAGCCGATATTAAACTACACATCATTGCTTGGCAACATCACTTTGCTGCAATTTTTGGATGGGAAGCACTAGCAAGAGTCAAAGGATTTTCACCCCCAGAAATGCACCTCCCAAATCATCCAGACACCTTATTTGCATTTATCAAAGCCCTCAAAGAATGTGGTTATCTTTGGTTATTAGTGCAAGAACATACTGTAGAGACAATTACTGGTGAACCTCTGACTTATAAACATTTACCGCATCGTTTAATTGCTCGTAATTCCCAAGGGGAAACAATTAGTATTACAGCTTTGATTAAAACCCAAGGATCAGATACTAAATTAGTTGCCCAAATGCAGCCATATTATGAAGCCAAAACTTTATCTAAACAACAAATAGGTAATGTTTTAGTACCGCCAATTGTTAGCCAAATAGGTGATGGTGAAAACGGTGGTGTGATGATGAATGAATTTCCCAACGGCTTTAAACAAGCTTGGTGGGATATGCTGCAAAATGGGGGAGGTAAAACTGGCGTTGTCGGTGTCTGTGGTACAGAATATCTAGAATTATTAGCAGATGCTGGTTGTCAATCTGAAGACTTTCCCCAATGTCAGCCAAGCGGACAGCATCAAATTTGGCGGCGAATTTCCGCAGATAATCATCAACCAGATGCTATTGAAAATGCCATTCAAGAAATCAAGACAACTAACTCTAATTTCCATGTTGACGGCGCATCATGGACTAATCATATTAGTTGGGTTCAAGGATATGAAAATGTTTTATCTCCCATGTATGAATTAAGTAATTCATTTCATGAGAAGTTTGACCAATTATTGGCAAATAACTCAGGTGAACCTGTCACCAGACAAACCCACTACCGTCAAAATTTATTACATAACTTGTTGCTGCAAACAAGCTGTTTTCGATATTGGGGACAAGGTGCTTGGACCGATTATGCAAGGGAAATTTACCAACGTGGACAAAATTTGCTTTAA
- a CDS encoding NAD(P)/FAD-dependent oxidoreductase, producing MKEILYLEIPTTDSGAVRSWLQVDFAPGYGEKLLTADGFRLINPVVSNTESLPDELSVFVWSVQRTTYLKVFRWADRPFANEGSILQRLTTGIRSRFPHQYPEPPRIDAQKSIFAELEPYYPLTVKYFQKMPNGEYDLKRAYWWEQRWREGVKNPQQPRQVLFFEETQQQTTENSYDLIYIGGALGSIHAAVMAKLGYKVLLVERLPFGRMNREWNISRDEIQTLVNLGLLTTAELESIIAREYKDGFNKFFDANNPTQLKAPILHTPTVLNIALDSDKLLRICGEKLKAAGGDIWDETEFIRADISNTQVTLTVKRLSTGDEQQVSGRLLVDAMGTASPIAWQLNGGRAFDSVCPTVGAVIDKGFAPGVWDAQYGDVLYSHGDISRGRQLIWELFPGVEEELTIYLFHYHEVNVKNPGSLLEMYEDFFTILPEYRRCDMDKLVWKKPTFGYIPGHFSVSGSDRTIAFDRLIAIGDAASLQSPLVFTGFGSLVRNLERLTTLLNTALKHDLLSFRHLNKIRAYQSNVSVTWLFSKGMMVPTGKFIPPQRVNAMLNTFFGLLADEPPEVADNFIKDRCDWLTFNRLALKAARKNPALLIWIWQMAGFKDLVRWLSNYVNFTSHALVSAFLGKWFPLCLKWSQAWLEPRYPGLWLNLLATNYAISTGKPRLRHQVVTVNPKAITQTSH from the coding sequence ATGAAAGAAATTCTTTACTTAGAAATTCCTACGACCGATAGTGGCGCTGTCCGCAGCTGGCTACAAGTAGATTTTGCACCTGGGTATGGAGAAAAATTGCTTACCGCAGACGGGTTTCGCTTGATAAACCCTGTTGTCTCGAACACGGAAAGTTTACCAGACGAACTTTCTGTATTTGTTTGGTCGGTACAGCGCACTACTTACCTGAAAGTGTTCCGTTGGGCGGATAGACCCTTTGCTAATGAGGGTTCAATTCTGCAACGCCTAACTACAGGAATCCGCAGCCGCTTTCCTCATCAGTACCCAGAACCACCAAGGATTGATGCCCAAAAATCGATTTTCGCAGAGCTAGAACCTTATTATCCCCTAACTGTCAAGTATTTTCAGAAAATGCCCAACGGGGAATATGACCTTAAGCGTGCTTACTGGTGGGAACAACGTTGGCGTGAAGGGGTGAAAAATCCTCAGCAGCCCCGTCAAGTGCTGTTTTTTGAAGAAACCCAGCAACAGACAACAGAGAACAGCTATGACCTGATTTACATTGGTGGGGCTTTAGGCTCAATTCATGCCGCAGTCATGGCAAAATTGGGTTATAAAGTCCTGCTGGTGGAAAGATTACCCTTTGGACGCATGAACCGGGAATGGAATATTTCTCGTGATGAAATTCAAACTTTGGTAAATCTGGGTTTGCTGACAACTGCTGAGTTAGAAAGCATTATTGCTAGAGAGTATAAAGACGGCTTCAATAAATTTTTTGATGCTAATAATCCGACGCAACTAAAAGCGCCAATTCTGCACACGCCAACGGTACTAAATATCGCTTTAGATTCAGATAAGTTGCTGCGAATATGCGGGGAAAAACTCAAAGCTGCCGGTGGTGATATCTGGGACGAGACAGAATTTATCCGGGCGGATATCAGCAACACACAAGTTACCCTTACTGTCAAACGTTTATCTACTGGTGATGAACAGCAAGTGAGTGGAAGATTACTGGTGGATGCAATGGGTACTGCTTCTCCTATCGCTTGGCAATTAAATGGCGGTCGGGCTTTTGATAGTGTTTGTCCAACCGTGGGAGCAGTTATAGATAAAGGATTTGCTCCTGGTGTATGGGATGCACAGTATGGGGATGTTCTTTACAGTCATGGGGATATTTCGAGAGGTAGACAGTTGATTTGGGAATTGTTTCCTGGGGTGGAGGAAGAACTGACAATTTATTTATTTCATTATCATGAGGTGAATGTTAAAAATCCCGGTTCTTTACTAGAGATGTATGAGGACTTTTTCACGATTTTGCCAGAGTATCGGCGCTGCGATATGGACAAGCTAGTGTGGAAAAAACCGACATTTGGCTATATACCAGGGCATTTTAGTGTAAGTGGTAGCGATCGCACCATTGCCTTTGATAGATTAATCGCCATTGGTGATGCTGCTTCCCTGCAATCTCCGCTTGTTTTCACCGGTTTTGGTTCCCTCGTTCGTAACTTAGAACGTTTAACCACTCTTTTAAACACCGCTCTCAAACACGACTTGTTGAGTTTCCGCCACTTAAATAAAATTCGTGCTTACCAAAGTAACGTTTCTGTGACGTGGCTCTTCTCCAAAGGAATGATGGTTCCCACAGGGAAATTTATCCCACCCCAACGAGTGAACGCCATGCTTAATACCTTCTTTGGCTTATTAGCAGATGAACCTCCAGAAGTCGCAGATAATTTCATTAAAGATCGCTGCGATTGGTTAACTTTTAATCGGTTAGCACTCAAAGCAGCTAGGAAAAATCCCGCCTTATTAATATGGATTTGGCAAATGGCTGGGTTTAAGGATTTAGTACGGTGGTTGAGTAATTATGTCAACTTTACTAGTCATGCCCTAGTCAGTGCTTTTCTGGGTAAATGGTTCCCTCTATGCCTGAAGTGGAGCCAAGCTTGGCTAGAACCCCGCTATCCAGGATTGTGGTTAAACCTCTTGGCGACCAATTACGCCATTTCTACTGGCAAACCACGATTGCGCCATCAAGTAGTTACCGTTAACCCAAAAGCAATAACTCAAACTAGTCATTAA
- a CDS encoding Ig-like domain-containing protein — MTKSYKSIQPLDRVAIALMLVLCLLIGFMIWQGDAVKPIVRNFNWENQQIGAEDTAFTLTFSRPMDTKSVEDNLKIDPPLAGKISWAGRRMVYTLLTPAPYGTNYKVMLQGARDKFSQTQGKNRLIQAFTGSFSTRNRALLYIGANQEEQGKLVIYNLTQEQKKVLTPKDLIVMDFEPFPEGDKILFSARSSKNPDLLSAQLYTVTTGIVSKVGEQPEPAGKLDLILDNKDYQNLKFDLSPDGETIVVQRGKRDNPGDFGLWHLSATRDSSGEKPTPKRLESQPGGDFLITPDSKAVAVAQGQGTAILSLQGDTTKPLDFLPQFGLVQAFSKDGSQAAMVKFNTDYTRDLFLVTNQGVQKQLLKTTGSILGCNFDPASPTLYCLLTQLVSQEQYIEQPYLVAINLKTQEQKPLLMLPPAQRNVKMSLAPDGLAILLDQVVPVGNTTAPLPTNTLKTDNGEPIATSSLWLMPLLPIADQANLEIKPEQLPLVGFHPHWLP, encoded by the coding sequence ATGACAAAATCCTATAAATCTATCCAACCACTAGATCGTGTAGCGATCGCCCTAATGCTTGTATTGTGTTTGCTGATTGGGTTTATGATCTGGCAAGGTGATGCAGTTAAGCCCATTGTCCGCAATTTTAACTGGGAAAATCAACAGATCGGCGCTGAAGACACGGCTTTTACCCTCACCTTTAGTCGTCCAATGGACACCAAAAGCGTAGAGGATAATTTAAAAATCGATCCCCCTCTGGCAGGTAAAATCAGCTGGGCAGGACGACGGATGGTTTACACACTGCTAACACCAGCACCCTATGGCACAAATTATAAGGTCATGTTACAAGGAGCTAGAGATAAATTTTCCCAAACACAAGGAAAAAACAGGCTAATTCAAGCCTTTACAGGCAGCTTCTCCACTCGTAATCGTGCCTTACTTTACATAGGAGCTAATCAAGAAGAACAGGGAAAGTTAGTCATCTACAACTTAACGCAAGAACAAAAAAAGGTACTTACCCCCAAAGACCTCATTGTTATGGACTTTGAGCCATTTCCAGAGGGAGATAAAATATTGTTCTCTGCTCGCTCCTCTAAGAATCCAGACTTGCTTTCAGCCCAACTCTATACAGTGACAACAGGCATTGTTAGCAAAGTCGGTGAACAACCAGAACCAGCAGGTAAACTTGACCTGATCTTAGATAATAAAGACTATCAAAACCTAAAATTTGACTTATCCCCTGATGGGGAAACAATAGTTGTCCAAAGAGGAAAAAGAGATAATCCAGGCGACTTTGGGCTGTGGCATTTGTCAGCAACCAGGGATAGTTCAGGAGAAAAACCCACCCCAAAACGCTTGGAAAGCCAACCCGGAGGAGACTTTCTCATTACACCAGATAGTAAAGCCGTAGCAGTTGCCCAAGGACAAGGAACAGCAATTTTATCCCTACAAGGAGATACAACTAAACCCCTAGATTTTCTACCGCAATTTGGCTTAGTCCAAGCTTTTTCTAAAGATGGTTCACAAGCAGCGATGGTCAAATTTAATACTGATTACACGCGAGATTTATTCTTGGTTACAAACCAAGGTGTGCAGAAACAACTATTAAAAACAACAGGTTCAATTCTCGGTTGCAATTTTGATCCAGCCTCACCCACCCTCTACTGCTTACTCACACAGCTAGTATCACAAGAACAATATATAGAACAGCCTTATTTAGTGGCGATTAACCTCAAAACCCAAGAACAGAAACCACTGTTGATGTTACCTCCCGCTCAACGCAATGTGAAAATGAGTTTAGCACCCGACGGTTTAGCTATATTGTTAGACCAAGTAGTACCAGTAGGAAACACCACGGCACCACTACCAACCAACACCTTAAAAACTGATAATGGAGAGCCGATTGCTACTAGTAGTCTGTGGTTAATGCCTCTTTTACCCATCGCTGACCAAGCAAACCTAGAAATCAAGCCAGAACAACTTCCCTTAGTTGGCTTTCATCCCCACTGGCTACCGTGA
- a CDS encoding TIGR03943 family putative permease subunit, with translation MTSIPNSKPKKANILLPWLDVLAITAWGVLMLKYWLTGKLNLLIHPDYFWLVILGAIGLLIIGFFKGLQLWQKRRRYEVPSNQQHINLFPPGWGSALLLTTAILGFIITPRVFSSQTALDRGVTELLGATRTQPQSFRATVRPEERSLIDWVRTLNVYPEPDAYTGQKVKVQGFVIHPPELDKDHLVLARFVITCCAADAYPTGLPVQLPDNRDKYPPDTWLEVEGQMITENVANKRQLTIKATSLKKIPQPKNPYSY, from the coding sequence ATGACTTCAATCCCAAATTCAAAACCCAAAAAAGCAAATATATTACTCCCCTGGCTAGATGTCTTGGCCATTACAGCTTGGGGAGTTTTAATGCTGAAATACTGGCTCACAGGCAAACTGAATTTATTGATTCACCCTGATTACTTTTGGTTAGTAATTTTGGGTGCTATTGGTTTGCTAATTATTGGTTTTTTCAAGGGCTTACAACTGTGGCAAAAACGCCGTCGCTATGAAGTACCGAGTAACCAGCAGCATATAAATCTATTTCCCCCTGGTTGGGGTAGTGCTTTACTGTTAACCACAGCAATTTTAGGATTTATAATTACTCCTCGTGTATTTTCCTCTCAAACAGCACTGGATCGGGGTGTAACCGAGTTACTGGGAGCAACACGCACTCAACCCCAGTCTTTTCGTGCTACTGTGCGCCCAGAGGAGCGATCGCTCATAGATTGGGTACGCACACTCAACGTTTATCCAGAACCCGACGCTTATACAGGGCAAAAAGTCAAAGTCCAGGGATTTGTCATCCATCCCCCAGAACTAGATAAAGACCATTTGGTATTAGCGCGATTTGTGATTACTTGTTGTGCCGCAGATGCCTATCCAACCGGATTACCTGTTCAACTTCCAGATAACCGCGATAAATACCCACCAGATACCTGGCTAGAAGTAGAAGGACAGATGATCACAGAAAACGTTGCCAATAAACGCCAACTGACTATCAAAGCTACCTCCCTGAAAAAAATTCCCCAACCCAAGAATCCATATAGTTATTAG
- a CDS encoding permease has protein sequence MNQLNNGFTLFLSLLVEAMPFLLLGVLFSSVLLFFIDERKLVKIMPKNPLLGALFGSMIGFLFPVCECGNVPVARRLLMQGVPTPVAIGFLLAAPTINPIVIWATWTAFRDQPEIVVLRVVLSLAIATIIGFAFSFQQDLSPFLQPAITRYLKFNPPAKPEPKRKGRLYQVEEEAAVNTLLQSGTYILGGKSGISTRIGGNLTQTDSTTSSQNKPFADKLRLVLDNIIQELRELGGVMVIGSAIAAAIQVLAPRELILSLGAGPITSILAMLVLAAVVSICSTVDAFFALSFASTFTGGSLLAFLVFGPMIDIKGVGLMLSIFKPKALFYLFALAGQLTLLFTLFLNMHVM, from the coding sequence ATAAATCAACTGAACAATGGTTTTACCCTATTTCTGAGTCTGCTAGTAGAGGCAATGCCTTTTTTGCTGCTAGGGGTGTTATTCTCCAGTGTGCTGTTATTTTTTATCGATGAGCGCAAATTGGTAAAGATAATGCCCAAAAATCCCCTACTGGGGGCTTTATTTGGCAGTATGATTGGCTTTTTGTTTCCCGTGTGCGAGTGTGGTAACGTGCCTGTGGCGCGGCGGTTATTGATGCAGGGAGTACCCACACCAGTGGCAATTGGCTTTTTACTAGCAGCACCGACAATTAACCCAATTGTGATTTGGGCAACTTGGACAGCATTTCGAGATCAACCAGAAATAGTAGTGTTAAGAGTCGTATTGTCCTTAGCGATCGCTACGATTATCGGTTTTGCTTTCAGCTTTCAACAGGACCTAAGTCCTTTCTTGCAACCTGCTATAACTCGTTATCTTAAATTTAACCCCCCAGCTAAACCAGAACCTAAACGCAAGGGCAGACTTTACCAGGTAGAAGAAGAAGCAGCGGTTAATACTCTTTTACAATCAGGAACTTATATTCTCGGTGGCAAATCAGGTATATCCACAAGGATAGGTGGAAATTTAACCCAGACAGATAGCACAACTTCCAGCCAAAATAAACCTTTTGCAGATAAACTCCGTCTAGTATTGGATAATATCATCCAGGAATTACGAGAATTAGGGGGTGTGATGGTGATAGGAAGTGCGATTGCTGCGGCAATTCAAGTCTTAGCTCCTCGTGAACTCATCCTCAGTTTAGGTGCAGGTCCCATCACCTCAATTCTTGCCATGTTGGTACTAGCCGCAGTAGTATCTATCTGTTCCACCGTCGATGCTTTCTTTGCCCTATCTTTCGCTTCAACCTTTACCGGTGGTTCTTTGTTAGCATTTCTAGTATTTGGTCCAATGATTGACATCAAAGGTGTTGGTTTGATGTTATCAATTTTTAAACCTAAAGCTCTATTTTATCTATTTGCTTTAGCCGGACAATTGACACTTTTATTTACCTTATTTTTGAATATGCACGTCATGTAA